The Pseudomonas sp. DG56-2 genome contains a region encoding:
- a CDS encoding histone-like nucleoid-structuring protein, MvaT/MvaU family, whose protein sequence is MSRLAEFRQLEQQLAAQLAELEALKGSSELQAEIQFETKLRDLLAEYGYSLRDIINILDHQASRRAAAPVAAEKAPRRARQVKQYKNPHNGEIIETKGGNHKLLKEWKAKYGAAVVESWIV, encoded by the coding sequence ATGTCCCGTCTGGCAGAATTCCGTCAGCTCGAGCAGCAACTGGCCGCCCAGCTCGCAGAGCTTGAAGCACTCAAAGGCAGCTCCGAGCTGCAAGCTGAAATTCAATTTGAGACCAAACTGCGTGACTTGCTGGCCGAGTACGGCTACAGCCTGCGCGACATCATCAACATCCTGGATCATCAAGCCAGCCGTCGTGCGGCTGCCCCTGTAGCAGCTGAGAAGGCACCGCGTCGTGCGCGCCAGGTTAAGCAGTATAAGAACCCGCACAACGGCGAGATCATTGAGACTAAAGGCGGCAATCACAAGCTGCTGAAGGAATGGAAAGCCAAGTACGGTGCTGCCGTTGTCGAGTCGTGGATTGTCTAA
- a CDS encoding site-specific integrase, which translates to MIHPNRTIKRIKSPHVDLLTTVRDGRKTYRLLSNDLLQNQFFDNWALQLSRTLKFRTVRTYCYAIKTFLNYISQVSLQDGGLTTTLLSDAVDKYESFLVFGTASGSSTARKAAQVLGNRNLSGSSIITHFAAVNRFIDSSELLRLGLLELEANGAITSLSLSGFSLHKSVSIKTPGKVRVALKTNSWLGGCLAGGAKRIKRAGLTPKSKPSSIAFTDEFGGDELIFPIDRCIELIEKAPTLRDKLLWCLLAATGCRISEALTILSKDIVINTAAHEQSKVLIVNPQTRHNELIKYIPEEIIHQLPHKGRTHNDTFMIEPFASMFWITLAEYKRAEKDKDKKRAFPARHEFLFRNIKNGDPIPLSYQTVYEKFKKASFDVTGTTYGFHSLRHMYGFYLANHCVNPNPRSNRRYGLDLHLVQKYMGHQSIETTKRYARQDAQMLYATVAAVNLSRLGGGPRSVMEARIAYLKNEIANLESQVQRAA; encoded by the coding sequence ATGATCCATCCCAATCGCACCATCAAACGCATAAAATCTCCCCATGTAGATCTCCTTACAACAGTCCGAGACGGGCGGAAGACCTATAGACTTCTTTCGAACGACCTCCTCCAGAATCAATTTTTTGATAATTGGGCTCTTCAACTCAGCAGGACTTTAAAATTTAGAACCGTAAGAACATACTGCTATGCGATAAAAACATTCTTAAACTACATATCACAAGTATCGCTGCAAGATGGAGGTTTGACCACAACCTTGCTAAGCGACGCCGTAGACAAGTACGAAAGTTTTTTGGTCTTCGGAACAGCAAGCGGAAGTTCGACTGCGCGCAAAGCGGCACAGGTATTGGGTAACAGGAACCTCTCGGGCTCATCGATTATAACTCACTTTGCCGCCGTTAACAGATTCATTGATTCAAGCGAGTTACTACGCTTAGGCCTGCTTGAGTTGGAAGCAAATGGTGCGATCACCTCTCTTTCACTTTCAGGTTTTTCGCTGCATAAAAGCGTATCGATCAAAACGCCCGGAAAGGTGCGTGTGGCGCTGAAAACGAATAGCTGGTTAGGCGGGTGCTTAGCTGGCGGGGCCAAAAGAATAAAGCGAGCCGGCCTGACACCGAAGTCCAAACCTTCATCTATAGCCTTTACGGATGAATTTGGTGGCGACGAGCTAATATTCCCGATTGACCGATGCATTGAGCTTATTGAGAAGGCCCCAACGCTTCGCGACAAATTGCTCTGGTGCCTGCTAGCTGCGACTGGATGTCGTATATCCGAAGCACTGACGATTTTATCCAAAGACATTGTCATCAACACTGCAGCGCATGAACAAAGCAAAGTATTGATCGTAAACCCTCAAACTAGGCATAACGAGCTAATTAAATACATACCGGAAGAGATCATTCACCAACTGCCCCACAAGGGCCGTACTCATAATGACACCTTCATGATCGAGCCGTTCGCCTCGATGTTCTGGATCACCTTGGCCGAATACAAAAGAGCCGAAAAAGATAAAGACAAGAAGCGAGCATTCCCTGCTAGACACGAATTTCTTTTCAGGAACATCAAGAACGGCGACCCAATTCCACTCTCCTACCAAACAGTTTATGAAAAATTCAAAAAAGCTTCATTCGACGTCACTGGAACTACGTACGGATTTCACAGCCTACGCCACATGTATGGTTTTTACCTCGCAAACCATTGTGTAAATCCAAATCCACGGAGCAACCGCCGTTACGGATTAGACTTGCACCTTGTTCAGAAATACATGGGACATCAAAGCATTGAGACTACCAAAAGATATGCCAGGCAGGATGCGCAGATGCTGTACGCCACAGTGGCAGCTGTAAACCTCTCAAGATTGGGTGGTGGCCCAAGATCGGTCATGGAGGCGCGTATCGCCTACCTTAAAAACGAAATAGCTAACCTAGAAAGCCAAGTGCAGAGGGCCGCATGA
- a CDS encoding IS3 family transposase (programmed frameshift) produces the protein MSRQRYPEEFKIEAVKQVTEKGKPVAEVAQRLDMSVHSLYAWIKVYSKPQEQRQQDNDQQAELRKLRAELKRVTEERDIFKEGRRVLCQGVRLKYAFINKHSTDYPVRRLCQTLKVHPSGYYAWLAEPQSARAKEDQRLLGLIKQAWLESGGVYGYRKIHDDLRELGEICRRNRVGRLMQAEGLRSQTGYRRRTGFYGGKPTAASPNHLARQFKVSEPNKVWVTDITYIRTYEGWLYLAVVLDLFSRQVIGWSMKPRMSSDLAIDAMLMAVWRRKPQQQVMIHSDQGSQFSSSDWQSFLKANNVISSMSRRGNCHDNAVAESFFQLLKRERIRRKIYATRDEARSDIFDYIEMFYNPKRRHSSAMQLSPVEYEKRYFLSLESV, from the exons ATGAGTCGTCAGCGTTACCCCGAAGAATTCAAGATCGAAGCGGTCAAGCAAGTTACCGAAAAAGGCAAACCTGTCGCCGAGGTCGCCCAGCGCCTGGACATGTCCGTGCACAGCCTTTACGCCTGGATCAAGGTCTACAGCAAGCCCCAAGAGCAGCGTCAGCAAGACAATGATCAGCAGGCTGAACTGCGCAAGCTGCGCGCTGAACTCAAGCGGGTGACAGAAGAGCGAGACATAT TTAAAGAAGGCCGCCGCGTACTTTGCCAAGGAGTGCGGCTGAAGTACGCCTTCATCAACAAGCACTCGACGGATTACCCAGTGCGTCGCCTTTGCCAAACCCTCAAGGTGCATCCCAGCGGCTACTACGCTTGGCTGGCCGAGCCTCAATCTGCCCGAGCCAAAGAAGATCAGCGCCTGCTTGGCTTGATCAAGCAGGCCTGGTTAGAAAGCGGCGGCGTGTATGGCTATCGCAAGATTCACGATGACCTGCGAGAGCTAGGAGAGATCTGTAGGCGAAATCGAGTCGGTCGCTTGATGCAGGCAGAGGGGCTGCGTTCGCAAACGGGCTATCGCCGTCGTACTGGGTTTTATGGCGGAAAACCAACAGCGGCATCACCCAACCATCTGGCCAGGCAGTTCAAGGTCAGTGAGCCGAATAAGGTCTGGGTGACCGATATCACCTACATCCGCACCTATGAAGGGTGGCTGTATCTGGCGGTAGTGCTGGATCTGTTCTCTCGCCAAGTCATTGGTTGGTCAATGAAGCCCAGGATGAGCAGCGACCTAGCCATCGACGCCATGCTGATGGCCGTGTGGCGACGCAAGCCACAGCAGCAAGTGATGATTCACTCAGACCAAGGCAGTCAGTTCAGTAGCTCAGATTGGCAAAGCTTCCTGAAAGCCAACAATGTGATCAGTAGCATGAGCCGAAGGGGAAACTGCCACGACAATGCCGTAGCCGAGAGCTTTTTCCAGCTTTTGAAGCGGGAGCGAATCCGACGAAAGATCTACGCAACGCGTGACGAAGCCCGAAGTGATATTTTCGATTACATCGAGATGTTCTATAACCCCAAGCGTCGACACAGCAGTGCTATGCAGCTGTCGCCAGTAGAGTATGAGAAACGCTATTTTCTGAGCTTGGAGAGTGTCTAG
- a CDS encoding Cthe_2314 family HEPN domain-containing protein: protein MQKEIAIHSQNESIKKLFPMVAASLAKGLTAYSSGEKTYKASALEFYSQEIFARVSEIDNAFKNLRIAMEYLGKNDYAPSDYNFSEHHAFHAENFLLRLTSVVDRSHLLAGSTMLMENSKIEKLGGNRKIHEKLESFSPKSFDILNEMKKAIDHLRSHRNQVAHQAGFSNSNLCILQAIEGATTESMSITNIMSYEDIKGLVITDSLKEFENVLSTLDGLVTDLINSFSFIYTGLTQEA from the coding sequence ATGCAAAAGGAAATTGCCATTCACTCTCAAAACGAAAGCATCAAAAAACTATTCCCAATGGTAGCCGCATCGCTTGCCAAGGGTTTGACTGCGTATTCTAGCGGAGAGAAAACGTATAAGGCATCTGCCCTAGAATTTTATTCGCAAGAAATATTCGCACGCGTTTCGGAGATTGACAACGCCTTCAAAAACCTACGAATCGCAATGGAATACTTAGGCAAAAATGACTATGCACCCTCCGACTATAACTTTTCGGAGCATCATGCATTCCACGCTGAGAACTTCCTGCTTAGACTAACTAGCGTTGTAGACCGCTCTCACTTATTGGCAGGATCAACAATGCTTATGGAAAACAGCAAAATTGAAAAACTAGGCGGCAATAGAAAAATTCATGAAAAACTTGAGTCGTTCTCCCCCAAATCTTTTGACATTTTAAACGAAATGAAAAAAGCGATAGACCACCTTCGCTCACACAGAAACCAAGTTGCCCATCAAGCCGGGTTTTCCAATAGCAATTTATGCATCCTACAAGCAATTGAAGGCGCAACTACTGAATCAATGTCGATAACCAACATAATGTCTTATGAAGACATCAAGGGGCTAGTGATAACTGATTCGCTCAAGGAATTTGAAAATGTGCTATCGACTCTGGACGGCTTAGTAACAGACCTAATTAATAGCTTTTCATTCATCTACACCGGCCTAACACAGGAAGCATAA
- a CDS encoding toll/interleukin-1 receptor domain-containing protein has product MPNVFFSYCHADEALRDQLEKQLSMLKRQGVIETWHDRRIGAGQEIDAAIDDHINNDEIILLLVSPDFIASDYCYNIEMAHAMARHTAGEAIVIPVILRPCDWHYAPFGKLLGTPQDGKPVTLWPDRDEAFLQVAKEVRKAAERCSRGRPSSAPTAERNDFNGGSAPSPMAPAGPRSSNLRMAKSFTQLDKDRFLLDSFEYIARYFENSLLELQARNPGYEGVFRRVDANRFSASIYKDGHDVAKASVFTGGQLGAGIYYSHGDSFGGGSYNEALTVDTDDQSLYLKTFGISIHTRQDPKLSQEGGAETLWSLLIAPLQRNR; this is encoded by the coding sequence TTGCCGAACGTGTTTTTCTCTTACTGCCATGCAGACGAAGCCCTGCGCGACCAACTGGAAAAACAGCTTTCCATGCTCAAACGCCAAGGGGTCATTGAGACTTGGCACGACCGAAGAATCGGCGCAGGCCAAGAGATCGATGCAGCTATTGACGATCACATCAACAACGACGAAATCATTCTGTTACTGGTGAGCCCCGACTTCATCGCTTCCGACTACTGCTACAACATCGAGATGGCCCACGCGATGGCGCGTCATACAGCGGGGGAAGCGATCGTTATTCCTGTGATTCTCCGCCCATGCGACTGGCACTACGCACCGTTCGGCAAGCTGCTTGGCACGCCCCAAGATGGGAAGCCAGTGACACTTTGGCCTGATAGGGACGAAGCATTCTTGCAAGTCGCGAAGGAAGTGCGGAAGGCTGCAGAACGATGCAGCCGTGGCCGACCGAGCTCTGCTCCAACAGCTGAGCGCAACGATTTCAATGGCGGCTCAGCGCCCTCGCCTATGGCTCCCGCTGGCCCTAGGTCGAGTAACCTTCGGATGGCCAAGAGCTTCACCCAACTGGACAAAGACCGCTTCCTGCTCGACAGCTTCGAGTACATCGCCCGCTATTTCGAGAACTCGTTGCTGGAGCTCCAGGCGCGCAATCCTGGGTACGAAGGGGTGTTTCGTCGTGTAGATGCAAATCGCTTTTCTGCGAGTATCTACAAGGACGGCCACGACGTTGCGAAGGCGTCCGTGTTCACCGGCGGCCAGCTAGGTGCTGGGATCTATTACAGTCATGGAGATTCGTTTGGCGGTGGCTCGTATAACGAGGCACTCACTGTAGATACGGACGACCAATCCCTATACCTGAAGACCTTCGGCATATCGATTCACACTCGGCAAGACCCAAAACTCTCCCAAGAAGGCGGTGCCGAGACACTATGGAGCCTTCTCATCGCACCGCTACAACGCAATCGGTGA
- a CDS encoding transposase: MEEVYEHPAIHPGIQGGSRQAVERGYSVAEIAARVGVSTHSLYKWVSAVTPDKSESRPANCSKPRVKSCDYGPKCVALKKSGIS; this comes from the coding sequence TTGGAGGAAGTCTATGAGCACCCAGCGATACACCCCGGAATTCAAGGCGGAAGCCGTCAGGCAGTTGAACGCGGCTATTCAGTCGCGGAGATTGCCGCACGCGTCGGCGTCTCGACTCACAGCCTCTATAAATGGGTGAGCGCCGTCACCCCTGATAAATCAGAAAGCAGGCCAGCGAATTGCTCGAAGCCAAGAGTGAAATCCTGCGACTACGGGCCCAAATGCGTCGCCTTGAAGAAGAGCGGGATATCTTAA
- a CDS encoding DEAD/DEAH box helicase produces the protein MNYETIKTKLAQLSDEGASTVDVLVAINALVNRSNSAWEGRDLVIRALDKFSAFDPVEQSLLLNMVRAVGLFPYITPHLSTMALSDRLAYEAHRVEGVEQGMVFHHLQAHVFSLIMQGRNVVLSASTSVGKSLVIDAVLAQRRFKKVVVIVPTIALIDETRRRLVRRFKDFNLITHPTQAAEVDQINVYLLTQERVLQRPDLADVEFFVLDEFYKIDLANDNEESSRAVDLSLAFHKLAKTGAQFYMLGPHIQKISGLDGYEYHFIPSDYSTVAVDIQNFGLGMRSEERKEKLLELVKSLESPTLIYCQSPPSANRVAEYLIEEAGLTPVPETQEIAAWISKHYHPEWNVAKAISLGIGIHHGGVPRALQQYIVKLFNEGVINRIICTSTMIEGVNTSAENVIIYDRRLNKPTFDYFTYKNISGRAGRMNKYFIGKVFMLEAPPLEEGLTVKYPVGLQDEKSPMGLLMQLENEYLTDMSRRRLQEAYANPVLSPTTLIENRHIPIDRQVEVAETIIRDLPQSRSLLGWKGIPEQASQFNYLCELVYSLVGGNLMDYGISSSSQLAWHINELRTQKNLPTYLKQAVDKRQGDESASEAINLRLKFIRNMVCFKLPRDIMAINKIQADVLTKRGYEPGDFSFFAEQLENLFLDPLLTALDEYGIPTQISTQIKHRLLPSENLNNLLAKLRALAPRIEHLQLTGFEKSVMRWAVAEM, from the coding sequence ATGAATTACGAAACGATCAAAACCAAGCTGGCTCAACTCAGTGACGAGGGCGCATCGACCGTCGATGTCCTTGTCGCCATAAACGCTCTGGTCAACAGAAGTAACTCAGCGTGGGAAGGACGCGATCTCGTAATTCGAGCGCTCGACAAATTCAGCGCGTTCGATCCAGTCGAACAGTCGCTGCTGCTCAACATGGTACGAGCGGTCGGCCTCTTCCCCTATATCACCCCTCACCTCAGCACTATGGCGCTGTCGGATCGCCTGGCCTACGAGGCTCACAGGGTTGAGGGTGTCGAGCAAGGCATGGTGTTTCATCACCTCCAAGCTCATGTGTTCAGCTTGATCATGCAAGGCCGCAACGTCGTGCTTAGCGCCTCTACCAGCGTAGGCAAGAGCCTTGTCATCGACGCGGTACTGGCGCAGCGACGATTCAAGAAGGTGGTGGTAATCGTTCCGACCATCGCGCTGATCGACGAAACCCGTCGCCGACTGGTCAGACGATTTAAGGACTTCAACCTCATTACGCATCCCACTCAAGCGGCTGAGGTTGACCAAATTAACGTCTACCTTCTCACCCAAGAGCGGGTGCTTCAGCGCCCGGATTTGGCGGATGTTGAGTTCTTCGTGCTGGACGAGTTCTACAAAATTGACTTGGCAAACGACAACGAGGAAAGCTCGCGCGCCGTCGACCTCAGCTTGGCGTTTCACAAACTCGCTAAGACGGGTGCCCAGTTCTATATGCTCGGCCCACACATCCAGAAGATTTCAGGCCTCGATGGTTACGAGTACCACTTTATCCCCTCGGACTACAGCACGGTCGCGGTCGACATCCAAAATTTCGGCCTCGGCATGCGTTCGGAGGAGCGGAAGGAAAAACTCCTGGAGCTAGTCAAGAGCCTAGAGTCCCCTACCCTGATTTATTGCCAGTCTCCACCAAGCGCGAACCGGGTGGCAGAATATCTCATTGAAGAAGCTGGGCTGACCCCAGTACCGGAAACCCAGGAGATCGCCGCTTGGATCTCCAAGCACTACCATCCTGAATGGAACGTTGCCAAAGCAATCTCGCTTGGCATCGGCATTCACCATGGCGGGGTGCCGCGAGCGTTGCAGCAATACATCGTGAAGCTGTTCAATGAGGGCGTCATCAATCGGATTATCTGCACGTCCACGATGATCGAAGGAGTCAACACGTCAGCTGAGAATGTGATCATCTATGATCGCCGGCTGAACAAGCCGACGTTTGATTATTTTACCTACAAGAATATCTCGGGCCGTGCTGGGCGCATGAACAAGTACTTCATCGGCAAGGTTTTCATGCTCGAAGCGCCGCCGCTGGAGGAAGGCCTCACTGTCAAGTACCCCGTAGGTCTTCAGGACGAGAAATCCCCCATGGGCCTTCTCATGCAACTGGAGAACGAGTACCTCACAGACATGTCACGCAGGCGCCTTCAAGAAGCCTACGCCAACCCCGTGCTGTCCCCCACCACCCTAATCGAAAACAGACACATCCCCATTGATCGGCAGGTTGAAGTCGCCGAGACCATCATCCGAGACTTGCCTCAAAGCCGTAGCCTGCTTGGATGGAAAGGGATTCCGGAACAGGCCTCTCAGTTCAACTACCTGTGCGAACTGGTTTACAGCCTTGTAGGCGGTAACTTGATGGACTACGGCATATCGTCCAGCTCGCAGTTAGCCTGGCACATCAACGAGCTGCGCACGCAGAAGAACCTGCCTACCTATCTCAAGCAGGCCGTTGATAAACGCCAAGGGGACGAATCGGCGAGCGAGGCCATCAATTTACGCCTGAAGTTCATAAGAAACATGGTGTGCTTCAAACTGCCCCGGGACATCATGGCCATCAACAAAATCCAGGCCGACGTCCTGACCAAGAGAGGCTACGAACCTGGTGACTTCAGCTTCTTTGCGGAGCAGCTTGAAAACCTATTCCTCGACCCGCTGCTCACAGCTTTGGACGAGTACGGGATCCCTACACAGATTTCGACGCAAATCAAACACCGGCTCCTGCCGTCGGAAAACCTGAACAACCTGTTAGCAAAACTCCGCGCGTTAGCCCCGCGCATTGAACATCTCCAGCTTACCGGATTTGAAAAAAGCGTGATGCGCTGGGCAGTAGCCGAGATGTGA
- a CDS encoding AAA family ATPase — translation MDNQLRKHAKELRQAANVSVNLAAMWANVAERTWRSWETESGNVTSRIPSPAALWSFLARSGINMRRLGLEIDGKPRGLALTVACYKGGVGKSSITVNLAAAIAELGFRVAVVTNDYNHRYACEDGELPAPGSCVSRVGFYDERDLITFPSAVKQRRKRIRDHLAALPPKEQASYQLVYADELAALERKQRATEKLSKLIARHDYVLFDVNAELELVRRFANLVAVVVDTNCSMAVRSAGKFVTALQNIKCRETTPSYFGLLTNCDVGGVSTELEEFVGDFVKLSDEQYQEITESKFSTCRRRERVLELVDSLKFPPLHTELTGAYRIAIEMLEDAPPPGQEYGYFSAFVDFAPRSHAAREMRRLADELIHWRLRHTWK, via the coding sequence ATGGACAACCAGCTACGAAAACACGCAAAAGAGCTCCGCCAGGCTGCCAATGTCAGCGTCAATCTGGCCGCGATGTGGGCCAACGTTGCTGAGCGAACCTGGAGATCTTGGGAAACCGAGAGCGGCAACGTCACCTCACGCATACCCTCTCCCGCTGCGCTGTGGAGTTTCCTAGCTCGATCGGGGATCAACATGCGTAGACTGGGTCTCGAGATTGATGGGAAACCACGTGGGCTTGCTCTCACTGTGGCCTGCTATAAGGGGGGCGTTGGAAAGTCATCCATCACTGTGAATCTCGCAGCGGCCATAGCTGAACTGGGCTTCCGGGTAGCAGTCGTGACGAACGACTATAACCACCGTTATGCATGCGAGGACGGCGAGCTACCGGCGCCTGGAAGCTGTGTAAGTCGAGTCGGGTTCTACGATGAGCGCGATCTCATCACCTTCCCATCGGCAGTAAAACAGCGACGCAAGCGAATCCGTGATCACCTGGCAGCCCTGCCGCCGAAAGAACAAGCCAGCTACCAGCTTGTATATGCTGACGAACTCGCGGCTTTGGAGCGGAAGCAGCGAGCTACCGAAAAGCTAAGCAAACTGATCGCACGCCACGATTACGTGCTGTTTGACGTGAATGCTGAGCTGGAACTGGTACGGCGTTTCGCAAACCTAGTTGCAGTGGTTGTGGACACCAACTGTTCGATGGCTGTACGCAGCGCTGGAAAATTCGTCACAGCGCTGCAGAACATCAAATGTCGCGAGACGACTCCCAGCTATTTCGGCTTACTGACCAACTGTGATGTGGGAGGCGTCAGTACAGAGCTGGAAGAGTTTGTTGGTGATTTCGTGAAGCTGAGCGATGAGCAGTACCAGGAGATCACCGAATCAAAATTCTCGACCTGTCGGCGCCGTGAGCGGGTGCTTGAGCTGGTCGACTCACTGAAGTTTCCTCCACTGCATACTGAGTTGACCGGCGCGTACCGGATCGCCATCGAGATGCTGGAAGACGCTCCCCCTCCGGGACAGGAGTACGGCTACTTCAGCGCATTCGTGGATTTCGCACCGCGCTCTCATGCCGCTCGAGAGATGCGTCGTCTGGCAGATGAACTCATCCATTGGCGGCTTCGCCACACCTGGAAGTGA
- a CDS encoding dsDNA nuclease domain-containing protein, translating to MVRTSSPSNKGGPAARQGFKYQDHVAVSFIFKMLSDSSYLQVECETADDIVAVFLAAGQTVTEYIQVKTTDGEKKWNWQEVIKLDSGKADSSLLHKSLKCDVRPGPARFRIVTKRDVANILEGFKKELDTRVLPDTTTERGSALFNKFKKFASPQKRDFSEWAKNFVWQVYGDVEALEAVNIKTLFQLAEKLGNRPNFTQLQAIYDEFLELADKAATANVKTAPLDKIILREPALERLKQLLDEADDKSTTTSKPYKKRPDPFLVEFHSSTPEGLLRTFSGLNVNYALRKWRCDGFAQHLIEWLPEFSLKASEIVNILAHNAQTILTRSISAFSESELPRDRLIAELILHAILRSRQNSEPVACKVFYKSAGKLSEFGNAHIVQQPGQDDQLWLGLARLIEAGAMDTTLEQICGVLDDTISETVLSAEREIIIALREPLHHQPKAEAFNQALHRNASVDDMLNVLCFPILLTYDSEALASGWLADYVNKLKSEIQNHYDALITQLPANVEQVKVMVFLVPMESIAQLTKAFNACCKPLEDLPV from the coding sequence ATGGTGCGTACTTCTAGCCCATCGAACAAAGGTGGGCCTGCGGCAAGGCAAGGTTTCAAGTATCAGGATCACGTGGCCGTCAGCTTCATCTTCAAGATGCTCAGCGACAGCAGCTACCTCCAGGTTGAGTGCGAGACGGCAGACGACATCGTGGCCGTATTCCTGGCTGCCGGCCAAACTGTGACCGAGTACATACAAGTCAAGACCACCGACGGCGAGAAGAAGTGGAACTGGCAAGAAGTCATCAAGCTGGACAGCGGCAAGGCCGACTCGTCACTCCTGCATAAGTCGCTTAAGTGCGATGTCCGCCCTGGCCCCGCTCGTTTCAGAATCGTCACCAAGCGAGACGTCGCAAACATCCTTGAAGGCTTCAAGAAAGAACTGGATACGCGGGTCTTACCGGACACCACCACCGAGCGCGGCTCAGCGTTGTTCAACAAATTCAAAAAATTTGCTTCCCCACAGAAGCGGGATTTCTCTGAGTGGGCAAAGAATTTCGTCTGGCAAGTGTACGGCGATGTTGAAGCGCTAGAAGCCGTGAACATCAAAACACTGTTTCAGCTCGCCGAGAAGCTCGGAAACCGCCCCAATTTCACCCAGCTGCAGGCCATTTACGACGAGTTTTTGGAGCTGGCCGACAAGGCCGCCACGGCGAACGTGAAGACAGCGCCGCTGGACAAAATTATCCTCAGGGAGCCCGCACTTGAGCGGCTCAAGCAACTACTCGACGAAGCTGACGACAAGTCCACGACCACATCCAAGCCGTACAAGAAGCGCCCTGACCCTTTCCTGGTTGAGTTTCACTCCAGCACTCCAGAAGGACTGCTTCGCACCTTCTCTGGCCTCAACGTAAACTATGCGCTGAGAAAGTGGCGGTGTGACGGCTTTGCCCAACACCTTATCGAATGGCTGCCTGAGTTTTCGCTGAAGGCCAGCGAGATCGTGAACATACTCGCCCATAACGCACAGACGATCCTGACCCGATCAATCAGCGCGTTTAGCGAAAGCGAACTGCCACGCGACCGGCTCATCGCTGAGCTGATTCTCCATGCCATCCTGCGTAGCCGTCAGAACAGCGAGCCTGTTGCCTGCAAAGTCTTCTACAAGTCCGCCGGCAAACTGTCTGAGTTTGGCAATGCCCATATCGTCCAGCAGCCTGGGCAGGATGACCAGCTATGGCTGGGCCTTGCTCGCCTAATTGAGGCAGGCGCAATGGATACGACGCTGGAGCAGATCTGCGGCGTCCTGGACGACACGATTTCGGAGACGGTGCTGTCGGCGGAGCGCGAAATCATCATTGCCCTACGCGAACCTCTGCACCATCAACCGAAAGCAGAGGCCTTCAACCAGGCGCTCCACCGCAACGCATCGGTTGACGACATGCTGAACGTCCTTTGCTTCCCTATCCTGTTGACCTACGACAGCGAAGCGCTGGCTTCCGGCTGGCTAGCTGACTATGTGAACAAGCTCAAGTCAGAGATCCAGAATCACTATGACGCCCTTATCACTCAGTTGCCTGCGAACGTTGAGCAGGTGAAGGTGATGGTCTTCTTGGTACCGATGGAAAGCATCGCGCAGCTCACGAAGGCGTTCAACGCGTGCTGCAAACCGCTCGAAGACTTGCCGGTATGA